A single Haloplasma contractile SSD-17B DNA region contains:
- a CDS encoding aminopeptidase: protein MRDPRIKKIAKNLLEYSNNVKKGQHVLIQGHVASKPLLKELVKQTHELGAHPHLELRDDELTRELTLETKEDRLDRIVSWKLNQLRDIDAVISVFAGDNDYELSDVSSDIKMMSAKMMQPVSDEVVGNKQWVLLNYPTASMAQKAKMSTEQFEDFVFDISSVDYAKMASAMQVLKKRMEQTNKVHIKGNGTDLTFSIKGIPAIPCAGECNIPDGEVFTAPVKDSVNGTIQYNAPSPFRGTVFNNVKLTFENGKIIEATADNDIDQLNEIFDTDEGARYVGEFAIGLNPLIKDPMGDILFDEKIDGSFHFTPGKCYEGEADNGNISSIHWDLVCIQRPEYGGGEIYFDDILIRKDGRFVIEELECLNPEHLV, encoded by the coding sequence ATGAGGGATCCTAGGATAAAGAAAATTGCTAAGAATTTATTAGAGTACTCGAATAATGTTAAAAAAGGTCAACACGTTTTAATTCAGGGTCATGTGGCATCAAAACCTCTTCTTAAGGAGCTTGTCAAACAAACACACGAATTAGGTGCTCATCCACACCTCGAGTTAAGAGATGATGAACTTACACGAGAATTAACGCTTGAAACCAAAGAAGATCGACTTGATCGTATTGTGAGTTGGAAGTTAAACCAATTACGTGATATTGATGCAGTCATTAGTGTCTTTGCAGGCGATAATGATTATGAATTATCAGATGTATCATCAGATATTAAGATGATGTCAGCCAAAATGATGCAACCTGTCTCAGATGAAGTTGTAGGAAATAAACAATGGGTACTGTTAAATTATCCAACAGCATCAATGGCACAAAAGGCCAAAATGAGTACTGAACAGTTTGAAGATTTTGTCTTTGATATTTCATCAGTTGACTATGCCAAAATGGCTAGTGCAATGCAAGTACTTAAAAAGCGTATGGAACAAACGAATAAGGTGCATATTAAAGGAAATGGAACGGACCTTACCTTCAGTATAAAAGGAATTCCTGCAATCCCATGTGCAGGTGAGTGTAACATACCGGATGGTGAAGTGTTTACTGCACCAGTTAAAGATTCTGTTAACGGTACAATTCAATATAATGCTCCAAGCCCATTCCGTGGAACTGTATTTAATAATGTGAAATTAACCTTTGAAAATGGAAAAATAATTGAGGCAACAGCTGATAACGATATTGATCAATTAAACGAGATATTTGATACTGATGAGGGTGCTCGCTATGTTGGTGAGTTCGCTATTGGATTAAATCCTTTAATAAAAGACCCAATGGGAGATATTTTATTTGATGAAAAAATAGATGGTAGTTTCCACTTTACTCCTGGGAAATGTTATGAAGGAGAAGCTGATAATGGAAATATATCATCAATTCATTGGGATTTAGTTTGTATACAACGTCCTGAATATGGTGGCGGTGAAATTTATTTTGATGATATTTTAATCCGTAAGGATGGGCGTTTCGTGATAGAGGAATTAGAATGTCTTAACCCTGAACACTTAGTCTAA